In Mobula hypostoma chromosome 13, sMobHyp1.1, whole genome shotgun sequence, the following are encoded in one genomic region:
- the fam72a gene encoding protein FAM72A yields MSTLPFKNKLVTLLCCKFCDNILCARGMRAVLLSDTDVELYSTDIPPTRAVDFVGNCYSTESCKCKIKDIACLKCGNAVGYHVVVPCKSCLLSCNNGHFWMFHSQVIYAVNRLDSSGVDFLLWGNLPDTEDEENESDLFEEECIR; encoded by the exons ATGTCAACACTGCCTTTTAAAAACAAGCTTGTTACGTTGCTGTGTTGCAAGTTCTGTGACAATATATTGTGCGCTCGGGGCATGAGGgcagtcctgctctctgacacagACGTAGAACTGTACTCGACTGATATTCCCCCCACAAG GGCCGTGGACTTTGTTGGAAATTGCTACTCCACAGAAAGCTGCAAGTGTAAAATAAAGGATATTGCATGTTTAAAATG TGGCAATGCTGTTGGCTACCATGTGGTTGTCCCATGCAAATCCTGTttgctttcctgtaacaatgGGCATTTCTGGATGTTTCACAGCCAGGTGATCTACGCTGTTAATAGACTGGATTCCTCTG GTGTTGATTTTCTTCTCTGGGGCAACTTGCCAGATACAGAGGATGAAGAGAATGAATCCGATCTATTTGAAGAGGAATGTATCAGATAA